In Cryptomeria japonica chromosome 5, Sugi_1.0, whole genome shotgun sequence, the genomic window AATATGGTGTGTACTTCAACTACCCATGTGTAGGAGAGAGTGACACATGCAATAAATTCTATCATATATCCCCATATTTTCCATATCTACTAAACCTAATAAATCTTAAATAtgtgtaaaataaataaatacccctaacataaagaaaaataaaaaacctacactaacacttcTTCTTAAGACtattgaattaaatatttaatacctAAAAAAACCTTAAATTTATTACAATACTCAATATATATTATAGAAGCCAAGTAAACTAGAGAGTTTTCCAAAAATATAtatgaaacataaagaaaaatgaCTTTATATAAACCATCAAAGAATCGTTGTAGAAAACCCCAACCTTTCCCTCTAGGCTACCCATTATCATTGCATCATAAAAAACTTATAATATAGACCAACTATGCTACTATAAAATAAATAAGCAAATTAATACAATCATAAATAGAATAATACCTTATACTCAAtgcatatattttttatatttttcctaTGGACTTcacatcaaaattgaatgaaatacaaAGCCAACAAGAAGTCATgcacaaaaaggaaaaatattgctCACTAGACCAACAAGAAGTCATGCACCTAGTCAAAATAAATGATATACTAGAACatgtttgatgtttgtcaaaagattgacctattagcACCTAATATAAATACTGCAGATAAATAGATTCATGATAGGTGGTTATTTCATGTCCCAAATCCAATGGGGGACACTAGAAATAAgtccaacaatccccccctcaaTTTAATTTGAGGGGATTTGAACTCATGACCCATCTCTAATACTGATTATTAGAACATGTTTGTCATTGTGCCAAAAGATTGATCTATTAATGCTTGATACGAATGCGAGAATAAATGGATCCATGAGAGGTAGTTAGTTCATGTCCCAAATCCAAAGGGGGATGCTCTCAATTAGTTCAACATGAGATTTTTAACATAACTTGTAAACAATATTACTACAAAGATAAGGATAGAATCCTAACTACTCTACTTATTAACATCCACCACACTATAATTCTCAACCCTAATactttttatttctaatttttataCTCTTCAACAttgaaaaaaaatagaaaggtGATTAAAAATAAAAGACAGACCTTaaaaattatatttacaataataaaatagagaaaaataaagtAAAAATAAACATTCAAACTCTTATCATACAAAAACACAccttaaaaaatatatttacaatactaaaatagagaaaattaaagTAAAAATAATTATTCAAACTCTTGTATTAGAAATTTCTCATGATTGGTTATGAGAACTACACCTTAAGAAAAGTAAAATTTAATTTAAACCAACCAAATACCTTGCACAAAATAAAGATGAATGATAATTTAGTGGAGCTTACTATGATATTCttacaaaaacatgaataaaattttAATTGCGTTATTCTTTATCATCCACTAAAATATAATGGTTGACCTTCAATAAAAAATCTTTTAATTCTCTTATTGTTTTCAAAACCAAAAGTGAAGAGGATAGAGATCCATTCTAAATAAACACAACACACAACTAAAAAAGTGGCTGCAATAATGACATAAAAGAAACAATATATAATGTTATCAAACCTTCAATGTCTCACAAAAGGAAGCCAAAATTTACTAAAAACTAACATCCAAAACCATTACATCAtaagaaaacaaaaaatattttcttcaccaataacacatctttcacaaaactaaaaaacactTGATGATAAATAAACACAAGAAAAATTCACTACGTAGAAAGAAAGAGCACTAgctcaaacaaaaaataaatataaattaatcttAGAGATCCTAACAACATGATATGTTTTATTTGTAATCTTAACATCCTATGAACCATTTTAACTTGCTATATGGTTGCATATTTTGCATTTATGTCTACCAAGACAATGCAAACTACAACACATATAATATAAACAAACTTCAACAAAAAGATATTGCTAGATGTGTGATAGCTTTCTTTAAGTGTTGCTTTTTCAAATGTTTTGAATTTGTACATCTTAATCTCACATTACcgataatataaattactatcagcgttACACGCTAGTTATATTATTCCTTGACATACAATTATaagtatttttctttctttcctcgCATGGACCTTTTTAATTTTTTTCCCTTTTGGCATTATTTAATACTACAACACATATAATATAAACAAACTTCAACAAAAAGATTAATATCATGAACTAGAAATACAACATTAATTTGGTCTTTAGGTCTTTTGTAGTCTACATCTGACATGTTTGGTACAAAAAGATTAATATCATGAACTAGAAATACAACATTAATTTGGTCTTTTGGTCTTTTGTAGTCTACATCTGACATGTTTGGTACATAAAAATATTGTCAGCTATGATTTATCGGCCAGTCTTAAATCCCACTCACTAAACAACAAATTAAGCTTAAAAATATCAGTCAATTCTGAATGTTTATCACTAGCTATCTGCAATTTATCTTGTTTGTTGTATGCAAACAGCTATAATAGTGCTTCAATTTCAAAACCACCCTTGTTCGAATTCTCGTTGAGTTTTCATAGTGGAATTGATTGGTTTTATGTTACTGTCAAGGATACACAAACAGAGCATAGAATCAGCATTAAGAGATGTCAGTCCATGGTTGAAATTTGATGACTTGTTAAGACTGTAAATTTTTCTTGAAATGATTTCGTTTATGTGGACAGAGAATAATTACATTAATATATTTTTCCTCTTTCTGATTATTCATTTTTATTATGTCACTTGTACCGATACGAAAACCTACGTTAAACAGAGGactctttaaaaataaaaatggtaAAGTCCAGCGACAAAAGTAAAGTCTGAATGGAACATCTAGTCCCAATAAAGCATTGTTGGTGTTAGGTTTTAATCACCCATGGTCGATTTCTTCTCGGGGCGTCCTTCACTCAGTGCTCGGCAGCTTGAGACGTCAAGTAAATATAATATGATTTGTATGTACATTGCTTTTGCAATACAGTTGGGTGTTTTTATAAGAAATATAGGCTAGTTTCATATTATGTGTAAACTTAGAACGATTTATTCTGATTTCTATCTTCTTTCATATAGAtagtatatattaattatataaatattttacaaTGAATGGGAAGATTTAATTGTTTATATATTTatgtgtttttaaattttttttaatgggAAGGATAGAATGTGAGATGATATTAGATTGTAAATTTAGACAATTGATTACATTTGAATGCAACAATATAATAATAGATCATGTAAATAAAGGAATTTAATCCTCTTTGCATATGTTTATATGTAAACTTAATTAAAAGTAGTCCTAAAAATATGGACTGAAAATTGTAAATATTTTTAATGGAAGGGAGCCTTTCTATATTTaataaatagaaattaaattatCATTATGTGAAGTCTACATCAATGAATAAGAGATATGGGTCAAAGAACATTCTTATCTATATGAAAGCTTGTCTTATATCTCCTATAATTGAATGGTTAAATAAGAAACTTGATAGCATACACTTAGCTCTTATATCTCTTAGCTCTTTTCTATTCTAATAATGGCTCATGGAGTGTGATCTCATATGTTGGTACAAAAAAAGCTCACACAATCTAATACACAAAGTATAGCATTATGAAACTATGATCGATTGTAGAAATCTGATATCATTTACTTGATAACATATTAAATCGGTAACTATTATATTGGAATTAAtcgtttttttgaaaataaatgtcAACAAACTCTGATCTAAATATCAATATGGAGGAGAAAGAACATACACTTATTTTCCTATTAGTTTCATGTATGATGTTAACATTTAATAGATCTTTTTTGACTTATTTGTGAGCCTTAAATCTATATCAAACACTCTGTCAAGTTGCATTACTTAGCTTAGAATGTCATTGATCTATTTATAGCTACTTGTTTAGCCAAATGATTTATAACTAATTTCACATTTGACAATTTTATTCTTATTAACAAAAATATCATACCTAAATTTTGATTTCTAACAACCTTCAAATTGATagaaatattcaatattaatcacATGATATTAATACAATTCTAAGCATTGAATTGAGACTATTCTAGTTAGATATTTCTTATTAAAATGCCTACCCATTACTATACGTTGTGAACATCcctatatttttttaattcaagTTTATGACTAGATATACTTTGATTCTAAAGAAACTCAAATAAGTTGGATATGGAATAGTATAGTTCAACCTCTCTTCTATGAATTTCCTTTGTATATGATAAAATTGTATCAATATTTTTGTaatgataataaaatatttttgaaaataacTATTAAAATTCTTAATCAAAGAAttagaaatattaaatttaaattttgttaaaatttaTATTGCGTTTGAAAAGAACATATTATAAACAATTTTGGTTTTAATGACTTATAACATTGATATTTACATAgacatttaaaaaatcaaataatgaaaAAGACATAATTACAAACACATTTAtaaaactttaaaataattataaatcttaAGCGATTAATCTTTAAAAGAGAGAATTTAGTAAAGCTTATATGGTTATACGTACCAGAAACATAAGCCTTCAAGCAACCAAATGATCATGAAGTTACCTAATCAGCTAATTGAAATCCAATCTAACTCACATCTAAAGTTTTAAAACCTTTGCAATCACATAGATATTGCAAAATACATAAACTAAGATCTAAGATTACGAGTAACCAGAACCTAACATAGCTAATCAGAATCGGAACGAGGTTCTGAACAAGAGAAATAAGTGGGGATTTCCATTCTCCCTCCCACTTCTGTTGAACtcgaagaggatgatgatgatgaaaggGCGTCCAGAGAAATACGGTCACTATACACAGCTACAGGGAAGTTGAGAGGAACATGAGGCAAATCAGCTCCTCTTTCCAGACTCAGGGCCCCGAAGCTGAACGCGTCTATTTGTCGTGTGGCCTTTCCTGTTGTTACGAACTCCGGCGCTATATACCCAATTGTACCCGCTGGCGCGTGTCCTACTTTTTCGCGTTCCACCATTCTGGCAAGGCCAAAATCACCCAGCTTCGCTTTTAGATTTGAATCCAGCATCACATTGCTCGCTTTGATATCTCTATGCACAACGCTCTCATGGCGATCCTCATCTAGATAAACCAGAGCAGAACCAACATCACAGGCTATGCGGTATCTTCGATCCCAATCCAGTAGAGTTTCCGGATTTTCAAAAATATGCTTGTCCAGACTTCCATTTGGGAGTAACTCGTAAACCAGAAGCAAGTCGTCCTTTCGATGGGACCATCCAAGAAACTTCACGAGATTATGGTGATTAAACTTACTGTTTATGCATATCTCTGTTAGGTACTCACGTTTCCCCTGCTTGGACGACGGAGATACTCTCTTAATTGCCACAGCTTCGTTTGTGCTAAGCAAAGTGCCTCTGTAAACAAATCCGAAGCCGCCGACTCCAATCCTTCTGTCATCGCTGAAATTGTTGGTGGCGGCGCAGAGCTCGGTGTAAGAAAACTCCAGAGCGGATTGCGCTGCCTCGCGAAGCGATCTGTTGAACTCTTCATCGCTCTCTTCGCCTTTGTTCCCAATTTCTCTTGTTCTATTGTACCACCTGAttccaaaaaagagaaaaacacatatgGCAATGAAACAGGGGAAAACGGATATCAATATGATCTTTGCAGAAGAATTCTCTTTTCGCGTGTTAGCTGGGCCAGGGGATCTCGTTTCTGGAACCGGGGCTCTGGCTCGAATCTCCCACGAATATTGACATGAAAAATTCCAAACGCGCGCTGTGTGAAGCTCAACTGCGTGCCCATTCCCAGTGGACGCCGAAAAGCCAACTATGACGTTCTGGGGAAGATGCTGCCGTAGATTTATATAATTCGACGAGATTGGACTTTCTGGTTTAGAAGCATCAGTGCCATTAGGATTAAATGAAAGAAACACTTGAAGCAGACTTACAGTGCCATCGTAATCCACCCATgcgtcccattttcctctattgcCGGAAAGACCATAAAATGAGACATTTTTCTTGGATTTTATTCTGTTGACATCAATTCCCAAATCGATTTCATCACTGGAATCGATATCAGTTTTCTTGGATGTGACAAACTTCACGGCCACAATCTGATTCGATGTATTTCCATTTGTTGTGTTTGTAAAGAGGCCAAGATATTCTCCCGGACTAGGGTTCAATCCAGAATTTGCGAGAAAGAAAGCGAGTCCATCCCCATTCGCTCTTTTATCAGAGGCCTTAGAGATGACGAATTAAAAATAGGTAGAAAAATTTGCCACAGCTGCAGAAAAACCATCCCACGCAGGAATTAAATCATTATAAATTGCCCATCCAAGGCTCGAGTTCAGGCTAGAGTTTAGTTGAGTCTTGGTGAGCCGAATCTCGTTATGAGAAATGGAAGCATCTCCTATCGCCGTCATATTGATCTGGGGAGTAAAGTTAAAGGCAATGGCTCCTGCATCTGTCCCATGAATGAAAGAATTAGAAGCACTAATACAGACGATGAATAGTTGAGCCATATGAATTCTATGGAGACTAGCCATCTCACCCGGTCTTTTTTTTCTTTCCGGCTAACAACGTTAATTTAGAGTCGTAAAAGGGGCCACCACCAACTTGGTCAAACTGCCCCATGGCTCTACTGTTGGAAACTGATCCTTCAGTTCTGCGTGCAGGAAACTGCTTAGTCATTTTAGTTTATTTCTATTTTTAGCTCGCTGTGTTTTTTTTCCCTTTAATGGTAGTGAGAACTTTATATCTCTatgtttcttttatgttttgtgttGAGATCTGTTTGTAGCTGCTCTATTTTTGGCTTTCATAGTAAAAGTGTTTATGCTGCTCTGTTTTCTGTTAAATATATATAGTGTGATTAAACTTTTCTGTATGTGAAAAGTGCCTCTCTTCAATATTGCAAGTGATAGTCCAGGCAGAAAATAACAATCTGGGATCTTTGTTagcagatagaaaaaagaatggaaagaatggcaatctaaaatataatttgtattccTCTAAAAActatttattcaaaataaaataaacaagcagatataaagaggaggcaaaaacagttgtaaaTTGTTATACAAAACTGCCAgaacagaaaaacctaataaaataaactaatgaaaaattaatctaaataaaactaaacccctgATGAGATattaacacccccccttaatctGAAGGGGTTAAGCCGAGCATTTCTCTgaacttctcaaacttttctctacccaaagccttggtaagaatatctgctggTTGATCTACAGCGAGGCAATATTTAAGGTATATGTTGCCATCTTTCACATGATGCCGAATcaaatgaaactttgtattgatgtgcttggtgtgatcatcaaatattgaatttttagccattttgatagcaGATTGATTGTTAATGAAGAGTGGAGTTGATGAAATCTATGGTGTCTGCAAGTCTTCAAAAATGCTTCGAAGCCATAAGATTTCCCGAGTTGCTTCAAAGGCGACCATATATTCAGCTTTGGAAGAAGAGGCGGCTGGAATAGATTTCTTTTTAGATCTCCAAGAGATGATAGCAGATCCAAGATACATCAAATACCCGGATGTAGATATTCCATCTGTGGAATCACCTACATAATCGGAATCAGAATAGCCAACCAAAGAAAGTTGGTTTGTCTTGGAGTATTTGAGCCCATAGTGTTGAGTACCTTAcaaataatgaagaatgcatttggCAGCTAACCAATGAatttctctaggttgttgcataaaccttgaaagaactccaacaacaaaagaaatatccGAACgggtagttgtagcataaatcaaactaccaacaagtttcct contains:
- the LOC131052693 gene encoding L-type lectin-domain containing receptor kinase IX.1-like; this translates as MTKQFPARRTEGSVSNSRAMGQFDQVGGGPFYDSKLTLLAGKKKKTGASNSFIHGTDAGAIAFNFTPQINMTAIGDASISHNEIRLTKTQLNSSLNSSLGWASDKRANGDGLAFFLANSGLNPSPGEYLGLFTNTTNGNTSNQIVAVKFVTSKKTDIDSSDEIDLGIDVNRIKSKKNVSFYGLSGNRGKWDAWVDYDGTVSLLQVFLSFNPNGTDASKPESPISSNYINLRQHLPQNVIVGFSASTGNGHAVELHTARVWNFSCQYSWEIRARAPVPETRSPGPANTRKENSSAKIILISVFPCFIAICVFLFFGIRWYNRTREIGNKGEESDEEFNRSLREAAQSALEFSYTELCAATNNFSDDRRIGVGGFGFVYRGTLLSTNEAVAIKRVSPSSKQGKREYLTEICINSKFNHHNLVKFLGWSHRKDDLLLVYELLPNGSLDKHIFENPETLLDWDRRYRIACDVGSALVYLDEDRHESVVHRDIKASNVMLDSNLKAKLGDFGLARMVEREKVGHAPAGTIGYIAPEFVTTGKATRQIDAFSFGALSLERGADLPHVPLNFPVAVYSDRISLDALSSSSSSSSSTEVGGRMEIPTYFSCSEPRSDSD